The Deinococcus cellulosilyticus NBRC 106333 = KACC 11606 region TGGTGATTCACGCCCAGCCAGACGATTTCGTGTCTGATCCTTCGGGCAAGACCGGTCCCCGTCAGCAGTGCGGGGTGATCCAGCGGGACAACTTTGAAACCCGCGATTACCCCCTCCCTGGCCCTCAGGACTTCCCGGAAGGTGTGACCTATGATGCCAGCAAGGACGTGCTGTACACCGGAAGCGCGGCCAACGGCACCATCTATCAGGTGGATGCCAAAACCGGCAATGTCACCAAATTCAGTGAAGGGGGCAGCAAGGGCCGCACCAGTGCTCTGGGCATGAAGGTGGACAGTCAGGGCCGATTGTGGGTGGCTGGAGGGGCTTCCGGCAGCATCAGCATCCTGAATCCTGATGGATCTCCTTTCAAGATCCTGATGACCCCGAAAACCCCGCTGCCTTTCATCAACGATCTGGTGCCCCTGCCGGATGGTTCGGTCATCGTGACCGATTCCTCCAGGCCCGTGCTGTTTCAGGTGACCCCTGAACTGAGGGTGCGCAAATGGCTGGACCTCAGGGACACCCCCATCGAGTACCAGCCTGGCACCAACCTGAACGGCATCGTGGTGACCCCGGACGGCACCGCACTGCTGGTGGTCCAGACCAACACTGGCATCCTGTGGCGCATTGACGTTGTAAGTCAGGAGGTCAGTCAGGTGATGGATGGCCTCTCCAACGGTGACGGCCTCGTGCTGAACGGCCAGACGCTTTATGTGGTGCGCAACAAAGACGGACTGGTCAGCAAGGTCACCCTGGCCGCAGACTTCCGATCTGGAACCCTCACCATCAATGAACCCCTGAAAGGACTCAAATTCCCTGCCACAGCCGTGCAGGTCGGACAGGATCTGGTGGTCACCCAGGCACAGCTCGACAAGCAACAGAAAGGGGCTCCAGAACCTCCTTTCCGTCTGACCCGCACGAAACTGTTTTGAATCTAGAAGTGGAGATTCCAGACCTCAGGTGTCACAGCCTGAGGTTTTTCAATCCTGCTGCAGGGCCTCCCAGGCTTCCAGAGAGATCACGCCCAGCTCAGGTCTGGGCTGGCCTTCGAGCATGGTGATGAATTCCAGCGAATGCCCATCGGGGTCCCGGAAATACAGGGCGAGTGCGGGCATCCAGCCAAAAACCATCGGAACATCGGTGCCATCTCCCAGGAAGTTGTACCCGGTCAGCTGGCGTTCCCGCAGGTAAGCTGCAGCAAGGTGCAGTTTTTCCAGCGAGGTGCGAAAGGCAAAATGCTGGGTGGCCACCTCTTCAGGAGGGGTCTCCCACAGGCCCAGCATGGCCTGACCTCTGCCCCCAATCCAGTAGAACGCAATGCGCCTCTGTTCTTCCAGATGGGCCAATTCCAGACCCAGCACCTGTCCATAAAAATCCATGGACTGCTCCAGGTTGCGCACATTGATGTGGGTTTCAAAGAGGCCTTCAATGATCGGGTGTGCAGAGGTCATGCACCTGATTTTAAGGTTTCGGTCTGTTCACAGGTCTGTGTTTGTGCTGAGGGCAATTTTGCGGATGGTCAAAACCCTCCTTTTCCCATAGCCTGAAAGCATGCCTCTTCCCCGTCCCCTTCCGGAAAGCTTGCAGACCTTTCAGGATGCCCACTGGCAACAAAATGACATCGGCAGATCACAGGCCATGGTTTATTTCACCGACCGGTGGTTTCTGAAAATCCAGCCCCAGGCATCCCCTGAAACCCTGAGGCAGGACCTTCAGGCACTGAAGTGGCTGCAACAGCATGTT contains the following coding sequences:
- a CDS encoding superoxide dismutase family protein → MKRLFWASLPFVLGLALGQSIPASTPLGATASIITPEGQAVGTATFTQVEGGVQIKVQVSGLTPGNHGMHVHEFGRCVPGIDPATNTIVPFGGAGGHFDPGMTGNHDAPTTDNMHGHGGDLPMLVVGADGNGSAEVTTTKISLMGENGVLNRSLVIHAQPDDFVSDPSGKTGPRQQCGVIQRDNFETRDYPLPGPQDFPEGVTYDASKDVLYTGSAANGTIYQVDAKTGNVTKFSEGGSKGRTSALGMKVDSQGRLWVAGGASGSISILNPDGSPFKILMTPKTPLPFINDLVPLPDGSVIVTDSSRPVLFQVTPELRVRKWLDLRDTPIEYQPGTNLNGIVVTPDGTALLVVQTNTGILWRIDVVSQEVSQVMDGLSNGDGLVLNGQTLYVVRNKDGLVSKVTLAADFRSGTLTINEPLKGLKFPATAVQVGQDLVVTQAQLDKQQKGAPEPPFRLTRTKLF
- a CDS encoding VOC family protein, translating into MTSAHPIIEGLFETHINVRNLEQSMDFYGQVLGLELAHLEEQRRIAFYWIGGRGQAMLGLWETPPEEVATQHFAFRTSLEKLHLAAAYLRERQLTGYNFLGDGTDVPMVFGWMPALALYFRDPDGHSLEFITMLEGQPRPELGVISLEAWEALQQD